A stretch of Bifidobacterium sp. ESL0704 DNA encodes these proteins:
- a CDS encoding ABC transporter permease subunit (The N-terminal region of this protein, as described by TIGR01726, is a three transmembrane segment that identifies a subfamily of ABC transporter permease subunits, which specificities that include histidine, arginine, glutamine, glutamate, L-cystine (sic), the opines (in Agrobacterium) octopine and nopaline, etc.) — MNEFIELFSQYNVPGAFLVNIELTLWSALFSLVLGIVLLMMRISPISSLRTVASAYVEFFKNMPLTIIMVFMVLGAFAQLKLTFSDTFAVNFFWLAVTGLSLYTAAFVCESLRSGINTVPLGQAEAARALGLNFMQSATQIILPQAFRGSVAPLGNTLIALLKNSTVAAAASVATETSSLMSEMIEFHANSIVAIFLIFAFGYVILIIPIGALTTVLSNKLAVRR; from the coding sequence ATGAACGAATTCATTGAATTGTTCAGCCAATACAATGTGCCGGGCGCGTTTCTTGTCAACATCGAACTGACGCTCTGGTCCGCGCTGTTCTCGCTGGTTCTCGGCATCGTCCTGCTGATGATGCGCATCTCGCCGATCTCTTCTTTGCGAACCGTGGCGAGCGCCTACGTCGAGTTCTTCAAGAACATGCCGTTGACCATCATCATGGTGTTCATGGTGCTTGGCGCCTTCGCCCAGCTCAAGCTGACGTTCTCCGATACCTTCGCCGTCAACTTCTTCTGGCTTGCGGTCACCGGGCTGTCGCTCTACACGGCGGCCTTCGTCTGCGAATCTCTGCGTTCCGGCATCAACACCGTCCCGCTGGGACAGGCCGAGGCGGCACGTGCGCTGGGGCTGAACTTCATGCAGTCCGCCACACAGATCATTCTGCCGCAGGCCTTCCGCGGTTCCGTAGCGCCACTTGGCAACACGTTGATCGCGTTGCTGAAGAACTCGACGGTCGCCGCGGCCGCGTCAGTGGCCACCGAAACGTCAAGCCTGATGAGCGAGATGATCGAGTTCCATGCCAACTCCATCGTCGCCATCTTCCTGATCTTCGCGTTCGGCTACGTCATCCTGATCATTCCCATCGGGGCGCTGACCACAGTGCTTTCGAACAAGCTCGCGGTACGGAGGTGA
- a CDS encoding amino acid ABC transporter ATP-binding protein codes for MDENHPLVELSHVEKHFGKLHVLKDINLKVDKGEVLVVVGPSGSGKSTMCRTINRLETIDSGTIRIDGQPLPQEGKDLANLRAEVGMVFQQFNLFANKTILQNVTLAPVKVRHMDKKEADDLGMDLLARVGVESQANKMPSQLSGGQQQRVAIARALAMRPKIMLFDEPTSALDPEMVNEVLDVMIKLASEGMTMICVTHEMGFARKAADHIVFMADGKILEKGTPDEFFDHPKTDRAKDFLSKILTH; via the coding sequence ATGGACGAGAACCATCCGCTGGTTGAACTCTCCCATGTAGAGAAGCATTTCGGTAAACTCCATGTCTTGAAGGACATCAATCTCAAGGTCGACAAGGGCGAGGTACTCGTCGTGGTCGGACCTTCCGGCTCCGGCAAATCCACGATGTGCCGCACCATCAACAGGCTCGAGACCATCGATTCCGGCACCATCCGCATCGACGGCCAGCCATTGCCGCAGGAAGGCAAGGACTTGGCCAATCTTCGTGCCGAGGTCGGCATGGTCTTTCAGCAGTTCAACCTTTTCGCCAACAAGACGATTCTGCAGAACGTGACGCTCGCACCGGTCAAAGTGCGTCATATGGACAAGAAAGAAGCCGATGACCTCGGCATGGATCTCCTGGCGCGCGTGGGTGTCGAGAGCCAGGCCAACAAGATGCCATCCCAGCTTTCCGGCGGACAGCAACAGCGTGTGGCCATCGCCCGTGCGCTTGCCATGCGACCCAAGATCATGCTGTTCGACGAGCCTACCAGCGCCCTCGACCCGGAAATGGTCAATGAGGTGCTTGACGTGATGATCAAGCTGGCAAGCGAAGGCATGACCATGATCTGCGTGACCCATGAGATGGGCTTCGCGCGCAAGGCGGCCGACCATATCGTCTTCATGGCCGACGGCAAGATCCTCGAAAAGGGAACGCCTGACGAGTTCTTCGACCATCCGAAGACAGATCGTGCCAAGGACTTCCTCTCGAAGATCCTTACACACTGA
- a CDS encoding glutamate ABC transporter substrate-binding protein — protein sequence MKPSFNHCSRIWRRVLAAFCALACVVTVAACGSDNEAGKIRIGIKFDQPGVGFKKSGTYVGFDVDVARYIARDLGYNEDEIVWKEAPSKQREAMLQNGDVDMIIASYSITDERKKAVTFAGPYFVAGQDLMVRKDDHEITGPDSLNGKRLCSVTGSTSAEVVKQKFSSKVQLMEQPGYAECATALFSGIVDAVTTDDIILAGLASNAHGKLRLIGKPFTQEYYGVGVKKGNVKFARKIDKAIAQMEKDGSWKRAINDNTRGVKYKPNMKYNPPKPDLGQTGVEK from the coding sequence ATGAAACCATCATTCAACCATTGTTCGCGCATCTGGCGCAGGGTCCTCGCGGCCTTCTGCGCGTTGGCTTGCGTGGTTACCGTAGCCGCGTGCGGCTCGGACAACGAGGCGGGCAAGATCCGCATCGGCATCAAGTTCGATCAGCCCGGCGTCGGCTTCAAGAAATCCGGCACCTACGTCGGCTTCGATGTGGATGTCGCACGCTACATCGCACGCGACCTCGGCTATAACGAGGACGAAATCGTCTGGAAGGAAGCGCCGAGCAAGCAGCGTGAAGCCATGCTGCAGAACGGCGACGTCGATATGATCATCGCCAGCTATTCCATCACCGACGAGCGCAAGAAGGCCGTTACGTTCGCCGGTCCGTATTTCGTGGCCGGCCAGGACCTGATGGTGCGTAAGGACGACCATGAGATCACCGGGCCCGACAGTCTCAACGGCAAGCGCCTCTGCTCGGTGACCGGTTCCACCTCGGCCGAAGTGGTCAAGCAGAAGTTCTCGTCGAAAGTACAGCTGATGGAGCAGCCCGGTTATGCGGAATGCGCGACGGCGCTGTTCAGCGGCATCGTCGACGCGGTGACCACCGATGACATCATTCTGGCAGGCCTCGCCTCCAACGCCCACGGCAAACTGCGCCTGATCGGCAAGCCGTTCACGCAGGAATACTACGGTGTCGGCGTGAAGAAGGGCAATGTAAAATTCGCCAGGAAAATCGACAAAGCCATCGCCCAGATGGAAAAAGACGGTTCTTGGAAACGCGCCATCAACGACAACACTCGCGGGGTCAAATACAAGCCGAATATGAAATACAATCCGCCAAAGCCGGATCTAGGGCAGACGGGAGTCGAGAAATGA
- a CDS encoding DUF349 domain-containing protein: MAPANPQTSQAGDTPSNPAPAAATPAPATPAKSAPKPHVPSPLAFAKKPAKHPVAAPAHTYSEADVKAAEAFGRVDEKGTVYVKEGETEREVGEFPGATNDEALTLYARRYLDLKAKLDLFATRLKAANIKPHEIDESVKSLGEETDNPAVVGDIPTLKSQYEELKKAGDAKKAELAEARKAALEKAIKERTAIVEKAENLANSLSENTNWRSTADKFRSLFDQWQQHQRTTIRIDKPTADALWKRFSAARTTFNQHRRKWAQARDASREETKRLKEEIIKEANEIKDSTDWGATSHQFNELMDRWKAAGRAGRKEDDELWARFREACDVFFNARQADRDQMSSNEKDNLAKKEELLKKAEALVPVADEKAAKKARQALADIQDEWDQIGYVPREDMHRIESRLDAVDNKIKAVEQAAWQKSDPEADARVSSFETQLKAQLDELDSQIAAESDPAKKAKLESEKATKEQWLNAVK, encoded by the coding sequence ATGGCCCCTGCGAATCCACAGACCTCTCAGGCCGGCGACACGCCGAGCAACCCAGCGCCTGCCGCAGCAACACCGGCTCCGGCCACGCCTGCCAAGTCCGCACCGAAACCGCATGTTCCCTCCCCCTTGGCTTTCGCCAAAAAACCGGCGAAGCACCCGGTTGCAGCACCCGCTCACACTTACTCCGAGGCCGATGTCAAGGCCGCCGAAGCCTTCGGCCGCGTCGACGAAAAGGGCACGGTTTATGTGAAGGAAGGCGAAACCGAGCGAGAAGTGGGAGAATTCCCGGGCGCCACCAACGACGAGGCGCTGACGCTTTACGCACGGCGTTATCTCGACCTCAAGGCCAAGCTGGATCTGTTCGCCACACGTCTTAAAGCCGCGAACATCAAGCCTCATGAGATTGATGAATCAGTTAAGTCGCTCGGTGAGGAGACCGACAATCCGGCCGTTGTCGGCGATATCCCAACGCTTAAGTCTCAATATGAGGAACTGAAGAAGGCCGGCGACGCCAAGAAGGCCGAATTGGCCGAGGCCCGCAAGGCAGCGCTCGAGAAGGCGATCAAGGAGCGCACCGCCATCGTCGAGAAGGCTGAAAACCTCGCAAATTCGCTGTCAGAGAACACGAACTGGCGTTCCACCGCCGATAAATTCCGTTCGCTCTTCGACCAGTGGCAGCAGCATCAGCGCACCACCATCCGCATCGACAAGCCGACCGCGGACGCACTTTGGAAGCGCTTCTCCGCCGCCCGCACTACCTTCAACCAGCACCGTCGCAAGTGGGCTCAGGCCCGCGACGCCTCCCGCGAGGAGACCAAGCGCTTGAAGGAAGAGATCATCAAGGAAGCCAATGAAATCAAGGACTCCACCGACTGGGGCGCCACTTCGCACCAGTTCAACGAGCTCATGGACCGCTGGAAGGCCGCCGGACGCGCCGGACGCAAGGAAGACGACGAGTTGTGGGCACGCTTCCGCGAGGCATGCGACGTCTTCTTCAACGCGCGTCAGGCCGACCGCGACCAGATGAGCTCCAACGAGAAGGACAACCTTGCCAAGAAGGAAGAGCTCTTGAAGAAGGCCGAGGCCCTGGTACCTGTCGCCGACGAAAAGGCCGCCAAGAAGGCTCGTCAGGCGCTGGCCGACATCCAGGACGAGTGGGACCAGATCGGCTACGTGCCTCGTGAGGACATGCACCGCATCGAAAGCAGGCTGGATGCCGTCGACAACAAGATCAAGGCCGTCGAGCAGGCCGCTTGGCAGAAGAGCGACCCTGAAGCCGACGCCCGCGTCTCCAGCTTCGAGACCCAGCTGAAGGCCCAGCTCGATGAGCTCGATTCTCAGATCGCCGCCGAGTCCGACCCGGCCAAGAAGGCCAAGCTCGAGTCCGAAAAGGCGACCAAGGAACAGTGGCTCAACGCCGTGAAGTAA
- a CDS encoding DEAD/DEAH box helicase: MTQSLGELAPSWDGSGDEQRNIDADEIYDRFFSWVRESKGIDPWPHQEEAVMDLLAGDHVILSTPTGSGKSLVALGMHFAALCTGRRSYYTAPIKALVSEKFFDLVEAFGRDNVGMITGDTSINSEAPIICCTAEILANQALREGVNADIGCVAMDEFHYYGDAERGWAWQVPLLTLPKTQFLLMSATLGNVNAIADKLEDMTRSDVDVIDDAPRPVPLSYEYTDKQLAGTVELLFNRGDTPIYVVHFSQDAALETAQALASTGVSSKEQRKEISEAIKGTRFTTAFGKILQRLLRTGVGIHHAGMLPRYRRLVEQLAQQGLLPVICGTDTLGVGINVPIHSVVLTQLTKFDGFKMRKLRAREFHQIAGRAGRMGFDTEGLVVAEAPEFEIENARAIAKANGDPKKLKKIKRKKPQEGFVTWNEGTFDRLIEAAPETLVPHMKISHSMVLNEVAQGGDARERIDRLIDDSSQTPEQKEHLHQRADEIFQTMFDSSFIEAEDNGRGGKDYFLAVDVPDNFALDQPLSPFLLAALELLDPESDTYALDVVSMVEATLEDPKQVLKAQQRQARDKAMAEMKADGLDYDERIDKLQEVTWPKPLEEMLDAAFDEYRHDVPWANDYELSPKTVVRDMVETASDFTGYIARYNIARSEGTLLRYLSDAYRSLARTVPKEKRNDELEDIISWLRVVVRSVDSSLVDEWENAGSDSAADAEAAALSAVAPGGKAAVVEDRRGLIVLIRNAMFRRIQLMDQDRPEELGALDKDWGYGVHEWDDALGRYYDEHEYVGIDQKARSGDLFILDDRNEAKEHTWKVRQIIDDSDGDHDWAITGTVDLDATQESGEVVFVDYRVGNELVM, encoded by the coding sequence ATGACACAGAGTTTAGGGGAGCTGGCACCGAGTTGGGATGGCAGCGGGGACGAGCAGCGCAATATCGATGCCGATGAGATTTATGATAGGTTCTTCTCCTGGGTGCGTGAGAGCAAGGGCATCGACCCGTGGCCGCATCAGGAAGAAGCCGTCATGGACCTCCTTGCGGGAGACCATGTCATCCTGAGCACACCGACAGGTTCCGGCAAGTCGCTGGTGGCCCTTGGCATGCATTTCGCGGCGTTGTGCACCGGAAGACGCTCCTATTACACGGCACCGATCAAGGCGCTTGTCAGCGAGAAGTTCTTCGATCTGGTCGAGGCGTTCGGCCGCGACAACGTCGGCATGATTACCGGCGACACCAGCATCAATTCCGAGGCGCCGATCATCTGCTGCACCGCCGAGATTCTGGCCAATCAGGCGTTGCGGGAGGGCGTGAATGCCGACATCGGTTGCGTGGCGATGGACGAGTTTCACTATTACGGCGACGCCGAGCGTGGATGGGCCTGGCAGGTGCCGTTGTTGACGCTTCCCAAGACGCAGTTCCTGCTGATGAGCGCGACGCTTGGCAACGTCAACGCTATCGCCGACAAGCTTGAGGATATGACACGCAGCGACGTGGACGTCATCGATGACGCGCCCCGCCCGGTGCCGCTGAGCTATGAATACACCGACAAACAGCTTGCCGGCACGGTCGAACTGCTGTTCAATCGTGGCGATACCCCCATTTATGTGGTCCATTTTTCGCAGGACGCTGCATTGGAAACCGCTCAGGCGCTAGCCAGCACGGGAGTCTCCAGCAAGGAACAACGCAAGGAGATCAGCGAGGCCATCAAAGGCACGCGCTTCACCACGGCATTCGGCAAGATTCTGCAGCGGCTCCTTCGCACCGGAGTCGGCATTCATCACGCCGGTATGCTGCCGCGCTATCGACGTCTGGTCGAACAGCTCGCCCAGCAAGGGCTGTTGCCGGTCATCTGCGGCACCGATACGCTGGGTGTCGGCATCAACGTGCCGATTCACTCGGTCGTGCTGACGCAGCTGACCAAATTCGACGGGTTCAAGATGCGCAAACTGCGTGCCCGCGAATTCCACCAGATCGCCGGGCGTGCCGGACGCATGGGATTCGACACCGAAGGGCTGGTGGTGGCGGAGGCTCCGGAGTTCGAGATCGAGAACGCGCGGGCCATCGCCAAGGCTAACGGCGACCCGAAGAAACTCAAGAAGATCAAGCGCAAGAAGCCGCAGGAAGGTTTCGTGACCTGGAACGAGGGCACATTCGATCGTCTCATCGAGGCCGCGCCCGAAACGCTGGTGCCACACATGAAAATCAGCCACTCCATGGTCTTGAACGAGGTGGCGCAGGGCGGCGACGCACGCGAGCGTATCGACAGGCTCATCGACGATTCCTCACAGACCCCCGAACAGAAGGAACATCTGCACCAGCGTGCCGACGAGATCTTCCAGACCATGTTCGACTCCTCCTTCATCGAGGCCGAAGACAACGGCCGTGGTGGTAAGGATTACTTTCTGGCCGTTGATGTGCCCGACAATTTCGCGCTCGACCAGCCGCTTTCACCCTTCCTTCTGGCAGCGCTGGAACTGCTCGACCCCGAATCCGACACCTACGCGCTGGACGTCGTCTCGATGGTCGAGGCGACGCTCGAGGATCCCAAACAGGTCTTGAAAGCCCAGCAACGGCAGGCGCGTGACAAGGCGATGGCCGAGATGAAGGCCGACGGGCTCGACTACGACGAGCGCATCGACAAGCTGCAGGAGGTCACCTGGCCAAAGCCGCTCGAGGAAATGCTTGACGCCGCCTTCGACGAATACCGCCATGATGTGCCGTGGGCCAACGACTACGAGCTGAGCCCCAAAACCGTGGTGCGCGACATGGTGGAGACGGCCAGCGATTTCACCGGCTACATCGCCCGCTACAACATCGCGCGAAGCGAGGGCACGCTGCTGCGCTACCTTTCCGACGCCTATCGTTCGCTCGCGCGTACCGTCCCGAAAGAGAAACGCAACGACGAGCTGGAGGACATCATCTCGTGGCTACGTGTGGTCGTACGCTCCGTCGATTCCAGCCTTGTCGACGAATGGGAGAACGCAGGCAGCGATTCGGCCGCCGACGCCGAGGCCGCCGCGCTTAGCGCCGTGGCTCCTGGTGGCAAGGCCGCAGTGGTGGAGGACAGGCGAGGGCTCATCGTGCTCATCCGCAACGCCATGTTCCGCCGCATCCAGCTGATGGACCAGGACCGGCCGGAGGAGCTCGGCGCGCTCGACAAGGACTGGGGCTACGGTGTGCACGAATGGGACGATGCCCTCGGACGCTATTACGACGAGCATGAATATGTCGGCATCGACCAGAAGGCCCGCAGCGGCGATCTGTTCATCCTGGACGATCGTAACGAGGCCAAAGAGCATACTTGGAAGGTTCGTCAGATCATCGATGATTCCGACGGCGACCACGATTGGGCCATTACCGGCACTGTCGACCTTGACGCCACCCAGGAAAGCGGCGAGGTGGTCTTCGTCGATTACCGCGTGGGCAACGAACTGGTGATGTGA
- a CDS encoding amino acid ABC transporter permease produces the protein MSKNNNESAVLFDEPGPKGKRRIRIANWIGGIIVAILVVLILMRLHNPPDGENQLDWELWKPALDGEAWTDFYLPGLWMTIKAAVLAVIGSVVFGLIFGIGRLLPSKIVRAVSGVIVEFCRAVPVLMFMIFFWRLFSFMGIQSASYWAVVLGLILYNGSVVAELVRSGVGNLPGGQREASLALGLTTTQSLMQIEVPQAIYAMLPAAVTQLVVVLKDTALGSIIMYTDLLQESRRLGSMYFNILQTLVVAGVVYFIVCALLSKLAEWLPTRMQERTAAPTEPEPVAPIAIMDASNVNQIAVAKEVDKEHYGGVPRQYHVHHRGTNASVHEWRKTRYMQGYDATHPESEKDPEHLEFPEIPLPEIPIPHRKSHPHKDGHNTRKDD, from the coding sequence ATGAGCAAGAACAACAACGAATCGGCCGTCCTCTTCGACGAGCCGGGGCCGAAAGGCAAACGTCGTATCCGCATCGCCAACTGGATCGGTGGCATCATCGTCGCCATCCTCGTGGTACTCATCCTCATGCGCCTGCACAACCCGCCGGACGGTGAGAACCAGCTGGACTGGGAGCTTTGGAAGCCGGCGCTTGACGGCGAGGCCTGGACGGACTTCTACTTGCCCGGGCTTTGGATGACCATCAAGGCAGCCGTGCTCGCCGTTATCGGTTCGGTCGTCTTCGGCCTGATTTTCGGTATCGGCCGTTTGCTGCCAAGCAAGATCGTGAGGGCCGTTTCCGGCGTCATCGTCGAGTTCTGTCGCGCGGTGCCGGTGCTGATGTTCATGATTTTCTTCTGGAGGCTTTTCTCCTTCATGGGCATCCAAAGCGCTTCCTACTGGGCCGTCGTGCTCGGCCTGATTCTCTACAACGGCTCCGTGGTCGCCGAACTGGTGCGAAGCGGCGTGGGCAACCTGCCCGGCGGGCAGCGCGAGGCCTCGCTGGCCCTGGGGCTCACCACCACGCAGTCACTGATGCAGATCGAGGTGCCGCAGGCCATCTACGCCATGCTGCCGGCAGCGGTGACCCAGCTGGTGGTGGTGTTGAAGGATACCGCGCTCGGCTCGATCATCATGTATACGGACCTCTTGCAGGAATCCCGCCGTCTGGGCTCGATGTACTTCAACATCCTGCAGACGTTGGTGGTCGCCGGCGTGGTCTACTTCATCGTCTGCGCGCTGCTTTCCAAGCTCGCTGAATGGCTTCCGACCCGGATGCAGGAACGCACCGCCGCGCCGACCGAGCCTGAGCCGGTCGCCCCGATCGCCATCATGGACGCCTCGAACGTCAACCAGATCGCGGTGGCCAAGGAAGTCGACAAGGAACATTACGGCGGTGTGCCCCGTCAGTACCATGTCCATCACCGCGGCACCAACGCCTCGGTCCATGAGTGGCGCAAGACCCGCTATATGCAGGGCTACGATGCCACGCACCCGGAAAGCGAAAAAGATCCCGAACATCTCGAGTTCCCGGAAATTCCGCTTCCTGAGATTCCGATTCCTCATCGTAAGTCCCATCCGCACAAGGACGGGCACAATACGCGTAAAGATGACTAG
- the aspS gene encoding aspartate--tRNA ligase — protein sequence MSQTAYRTHHATEVTEELIGQKVTLAGWVDRRRDHGGVAFIDLRDSTGLVQIVIYDEEIARPLRSEFVIQVVGEVRERPDGNENEHLSTGKVEVVVESLKVLAKSDALPFQVSTALENEAENKLPGEDIRLKYRYLDLRRPSMQRNLKLRSDMTRAARHALEDMDFTEVETPTFIKSTPEGARDFVVPARLVPGSWYALPQSPQLLKQLLMVGGVERYFQLARCYRDEDFRADRQPEFTQLDMEMSYVDQEDVMAMAEKVIAAIWKTQGYDIKLPIDRITWQDAMDKYGSDKPDLRFGNPIVELTDYFKNTPFRVFQAPYVGAVVFPDGADTPRRQFDAWQEWARQRGAKGLAYVQFTGDGTLKGPVAKNLSDEERNGLKEAVGAKDGDAVFFAAGPRESSQLLLGAARVEIARRAGLLDPKKFAFTWVVDFPLFKRADDPDDDDVAVGNSKWTSMHHPFTMPSADWIDKFDKDPEHAMSDSYDIVCNGEEMGGGSVRIHRNDIQERVLDVLGIDEEEAQEKFGFLLEAFKYGAPPHAGIALGWDRTVSILAGCDTIRDVIAFPKAGGGRDPLTGAPAPISDAQRAETGVDYDPEEDED from the coding sequence ATGAGCCAGACGGCTTATAGAACACACCATGCCACTGAAGTGACCGAGGAATTGATCGGTCAAAAAGTAACCCTTGCGGGTTGGGTCGACCGCAGACGTGATCACGGCGGCGTCGCCTTCATCGATTTGCGTGACAGTACCGGCCTGGTGCAGATTGTCATCTATGACGAGGAAATCGCCCGCCCGCTGCGCAGTGAATTCGTCATTCAGGTTGTCGGCGAGGTGCGTGAACGTCCGGACGGCAATGAGAACGAGCATCTCTCCACCGGCAAGGTCGAGGTTGTCGTCGAAAGCCTCAAGGTGCTGGCCAAGTCCGATGCGCTGCCGTTCCAGGTTTCCACTGCCCTCGAGAACGAGGCCGAGAACAAGCTTCCCGGCGAGGACATCCGTCTGAAGTATCGCTACCTCGATTTGCGTCGCCCGTCCATGCAGCGCAACCTCAAGCTGCGCAGCGATATGACCCGTGCCGCACGCCATGCGCTGGAGGATATGGACTTCACTGAAGTGGAAACCCCGACATTCATCAAGTCCACGCCTGAAGGCGCACGCGACTTCGTGGTGCCGGCACGCCTGGTGCCCGGTTCCTGGTACGCGCTGCCACAGTCCCCGCAGCTCTTAAAGCAGCTGTTGATGGTGGGCGGCGTCGAGCGTTACTTCCAGCTGGCCCGCTGCTACCGTGACGAGGATTTCCGCGCCGACCGCCAGCCTGAGTTCACGCAGCTCGACATGGAGATGAGCTACGTCGACCAGGAGGACGTGATGGCCATGGCCGAGAAGGTCATCGCCGCCATCTGGAAGACCCAGGGCTACGACATCAAGCTGCCGATCGACCGCATCACCTGGCAGGATGCCATGGACAAGTACGGTTCCGACAAGCCTGACCTGCGCTTCGGCAACCCGATTGTGGAGCTGACCGATTACTTCAAGAACACCCCGTTCCGCGTCTTCCAGGCACCCTACGTCGGCGCCGTGGTCTTCCCGGATGGTGCGGATACCCCACGTCGTCAGTTCGACGCATGGCAGGAATGGGCGCGCCAACGCGGGGCCAAGGGCCTCGCCTACGTGCAGTTCACCGGCGACGGCACCCTCAAGGGCCCCGTGGCCAAGAACCTTTCCGACGAGGAACGCAATGGCCTGAAGGAGGCCGTAGGCGCCAAGGACGGCGACGCGGTGTTCTTCGCCGCAGGTCCGCGTGAGTCCTCGCAGCTGCTGCTCGGCGCCGCCCGCGTCGAGATCGCGCGCCGTGCCGGCTTGCTTGACCCGAAGAAGTTCGCCTTCACCTGGGTGGTCGACTTCCCGCTGTTCAAGCGCGCCGACGATCCTGATGACGACGATGTGGCGGTGGGCAACTCCAAGTGGACCAGCATGCACCACCCGTTCACCATGCCGAGCGCCGACTGGATCGACAAGTTCGATAAGGATCCGGAACACGCCATGAGCGACTCCTACGACATTGTCTGCAACGGCGAGGAAATGGGCGGCGGCTCGGTGCGTATCCACCGCAACGACATCCAGGAACGCGTACTCGACGTGCTGGGCATCGACGAGGAAGAAGCCCAGGAGAAGTTCGGCTTCCTGCTCGAAGCGTTCAAGTACGGCGCACCGCCTCACGCAGGCATCGCTCTCGGCTGGGATCGTACGGTCTCGATTCTCGCCGGCTGCGACACCATCCGCGACGTCATCGCCTTCCCGAAGGCCGGCGGCGGCCGAGATCCGTTGACCGGTGCACCTGCTCCGATTTCGGACGCCCAACGTGCCGAGACCGGTGTCGATTACGATCCGGAAGAGGATGAAGACTGA
- the hisS gene encoding histidine--tRNA ligase, producing MAKGASISGFPEWLPEERMVEQRVIDTVRRVFELNGFIGIETRAVEEGSSLLKKGETSKEIYLLSRLQEVGHESDTPIEHRLGLHFDLTVPLSRYVVEHSGQLAFPFKRWQIQKVWRGERPQEGRFREFVQADIDVIGNGELEDHYEVELPLVMVQALEQLRQFGLPKATVHANNRKLSEGFYRGLGLSDIEGVLREIDKLDKIGADEVVKLLVSGCGADEAQARACLELAELTAKDGKELLEKFDELCAGHNIAQDSDAYKLARQGLDTLAMIVDEAAITRPGSVIADLKIARGLDYYTGSVYETFLDGADQLGSICSGGRYDNLASQGNRKYPGVGLSIGLSRLVSYMLHTAGAHASRVSPAAVMVAVWNEDDRLDCNHIAAALRERGIAADVAPKAAKLGKQIKYADKLGIPYVWFPADASNDGEGSDHDEVKNIITGEQVPADAKSWQPDTLYAQQTVSLSK from the coding sequence ATGGCAAAAGGCGCATCAATATCAGGATTTCCGGAGTGGCTACCCGAAGAACGGATGGTCGAACAGCGTGTTATCGACACGGTCCGCAGGGTTTTCGAACTCAACGGGTTCATCGGCATCGAGACCAGAGCGGTTGAGGAAGGCTCGAGTCTGCTGAAAAAAGGCGAAACCAGCAAAGAGATTTACCTGCTGAGTCGTTTGCAGGAGGTCGGACATGAATCCGACACCCCGATTGAGCATCGTCTCGGGCTGCATTTCGATTTGACCGTTCCGCTGAGCCGCTATGTGGTCGAGCATTCCGGCCAACTCGCCTTCCCGTTCAAGCGCTGGCAGATTCAGAAGGTCTGGCGTGGTGAACGTCCGCAGGAAGGCCGTTTCCGTGAGTTCGTACAGGCCGATATCGATGTGATCGGCAACGGCGAGCTGGAAGATCACTATGAGGTCGAATTGCCGTTGGTCATGGTGCAGGCGCTTGAGCAGCTGCGTCAGTTCGGGCTTCCCAAGGCCACCGTCCATGCCAACAACCGCAAGCTCTCCGAAGGCTTCTATCGCGGTCTTGGCCTGAGCGATATCGAAGGCGTGCTGCGCGAGATCGACAAGCTCGACAAGATCGGTGCCGATGAGGTGGTCAAGCTTCTGGTCAGCGGGTGCGGGGCCGACGAGGCACAGGCGCGCGCCTGCCTCGAACTGGCGGAACTTACCGCAAAAGACGGCAAGGAACTGCTGGAGAAGTTCGATGAATTATGCGCTGGTCATAATATTGCACAGGACAGCGATGCCTACAAGCTTGCGCGTCAAGGCCTCGACACGTTGGCGATGATTGTCGACGAAGCGGCCATCACCCGTCCCGGTTCGGTCATCGCGGATCTCAAGATCGCGCGTGGCCTTGACTACTACACCGGTTCGGTGTATGAGACGTTCCTTGATGGTGCGGACCAGCTTGGTTCCATCTGCTCAGGCGGGCGTTACGACAACCTCGCCTCGCAGGGCAACAGGAAATATCCGGGTGTGGGCCTGTCCATCGGTCTGTCACGCCTGGTTTCCTACATGCTGCACACCGCCGGCGCACACGCCTCTCGCGTGTCTCCCGCAGCCGTCATGGTGGCCGTATGGAACGAGGACGATCGTCTGGACTGCAACCATATCGCCGCTGCCTTGCGTGAACGCGGCATCGCCGCCGATGTGGCGCCGAAGGCCGCGAAACTTGGCAAGCAGATCAAGTACGCCGACAAACTGGGCATCCCGTATGTTTGGTTCCCGGCGGATGCGTCGAACGACGGCGAAGGCAGCGACCATGACGAAGTGAAGAACATCATCACCGGCGAGCAGGTCCCCGCCGATGCCAAGTCATGGCAACCCGATACGCTGTATGCTCAGCAAACCGTCTCTTTGAGCAAATAA